One window of Bacillus sp. THAF10 genomic DNA carries:
- a CDS encoding DUF1659 domain-containing protein gives MAEFAVENVQLRLMYELGEDEKGKLMYRTKNYNNIRVQAEPASLLQAAGAISGLQTSPVYRVKRSELHFLG, from the coding sequence ATGGCAGAATTCGCTGTGGAAAATGTTCAGCTTCGGTTAATGTATGAGCTTGGCGAAGATGAAAAAGGGAAGCTAATGTATCGTACGAAGAATTACAACAACATTAGAGTACAAGCAGAGCCTGCATCCCTTTTGCAGGCAGCTGGAGCAATTTCAGGATTACAAACTTCTCCTGTGTACAGAGTCAAACGAAGTGAGCTACATTTCTTAGGGTAA
- a CDS encoding DUF2626 domain-containing protein, which produces MDRMYRVMGFWTGIFAVMFYLGHMTQTSLLFFGQTVFFILLSYLKLSERMYIYIFGAYLTIFFVAFSYWTTFMMVPGGNGGH; this is translated from the coding sequence ATGGATCGTATGTACCGTGTAATGGGTTTCTGGACGGGGATTTTTGCCGTTATGTTCTATCTTGGCCACATGACGCAAACATCTTTACTATTCTTCGGACAAACGGTATTCTTCATTTTATTAAGTTATCTTAAGCTATCTGAACGTATGTACATCTATATTTTCGGAGCGTATTTGACAATTTTCTTTGTTGCCTTCTCTTATTGGACAACATTTATGATGGTACCAGGTGGAAATGGTGGACATTAA
- a CDS encoding Spx/MgsR family RNA polymerase-binding regulatory protein, whose translation MNEIIFYSYPSCTSCRKTKKWLKANNIQFKEKHIFRETPSKEEMLNILSLTTEGMDEILATRSQTFKELGLDVNDLSLSELIKIMIDEPKLLRRPIITSDNKLIVGYNESALQKLSSNRKTTIRQSVS comes from the coding sequence ATGAATGAAATCATTTTTTACAGTTACCCAAGTTGTACATCCTGCAGAAAAACAAAAAAATGGTTAAAAGCAAATAATATCCAGTTTAAGGAAAAACACATTTTTAGAGAAACTCCTTCCAAGGAAGAAATGCTGAATATCCTTTCTTTAACAACAGAAGGGATGGATGAAATTTTGGCAACACGTAGCCAAACTTTTAAAGAACTTGGTTTAGATGTTAACGATCTATCTTTATCAGAGCTGATAAAAATCATGATTGATGAACCAAAGCTCTTAAGAAGGCCTATCATTACATCAGATAATAAACTAATTGTTGGTTACAATGAGTCTGCACTACAGAAGCTTTCATCTAATAGGAAAACAACTATTCGGCAGTCTGTATCTTAA